One genomic region from Ralstonia pickettii DTP0602 encodes:
- a CDS encoding hypothetical protein (K01127: E3.1.4.50; glycosylphosphatidylinositol phospholipase D [EC:3.1.4.50]), whose product MTIAIEVSAYRLSTGLVEVLHFSDAGFITRPDDTPANAYFEPCLVEPPRLSRVLFDQAATYGASRVSVGEILLANADGHLDALLVDYAFDGRPFTVRAGALGTAVSSWPVVMSGTLEEVRAVGAEISLVVRDRLALMGRPLPRAKYAGDNVLPDGLEGTKDDLKDQYKPRVYGSVLNVSAKVVNSSKLIFQVSDQTCTVSAVYDNGVALTIGANYASSADLLATAPAAGEVRRWGGLFRLGSMPAGQVTADASTAETRAGALLQAAAIDAGIPSGDILAADVSALNAANAAPVGAWVDGEASALAVMDALANAIGAWYGFDRLNQLRMGRLTAPSGTPTLIHSDAILALSMRAAGVPNWRAVVRFARNYTVQPQPAGSVSAARRAFLALDLRQTASERPAVQTAWPSSEEIVFDAALVAEADAAAEATRRADLYSVRRALVDVEIRLDELGAIDLDSVVELETSRFGLSGRLLRVIGLDAGVDRSTAKLTLWG is encoded by the coding sequence ATGACCATTGCAATTGAAGTCAGCGCATACCGGCTGTCGACAGGTCTGGTGGAGGTCCTGCATTTTTCCGATGCGGGGTTCATCACCAGGCCGGACGATACGCCGGCCAATGCGTATTTCGAGCCCTGCCTGGTCGAGCCGCCGCGGCTGTCTCGCGTGCTGTTCGATCAGGCGGCCACCTATGGCGCCTCGCGCGTCTCGGTGGGTGAGATCCTGCTGGCCAACGCGGACGGGCACCTGGACGCGCTGCTGGTCGACTACGCCTTTGACGGGCGCCCCTTTACCGTCCGGGCCGGCGCGCTGGGCACCGCGGTGTCGAGCTGGCCGGTGGTGATGTCCGGCACGCTGGAGGAGGTCCGCGCCGTCGGCGCCGAAATCAGCCTGGTGGTGCGGGATCGCCTGGCGCTGATGGGGCGCCCGCTCCCGCGCGCCAAGTACGCCGGCGACAACGTGCTGCCCGATGGCCTGGAGGGCACCAAGGACGACCTGAAAGACCAGTACAAGCCGCGCGTCTACGGGTCTGTGCTGAACGTTTCGGCCAAGGTTGTCAACTCCAGCAAGCTGATCTTTCAGGTGTCCGACCAGACGTGCACGGTCAGCGCCGTCTATGACAACGGCGTTGCGCTGACGATCGGGGCGAACTACGCCAGCTCGGCCGACCTGCTGGCAACCGCTCCGGCGGCGGGTGAGGTTCGGCGCTGGGGCGGCCTGTTCCGGCTCGGCTCCATGCCGGCGGGCCAGGTGACGGCCGATGCCAGCACTGCGGAGACACGTGCGGGTGCGCTGCTGCAGGCCGCGGCGATCGATGCAGGGATTCCATCCGGCGACATCCTGGCGGCGGACGTGTCGGCATTGAACGCTGCCAACGCCGCGCCGGTGGGCGCGTGGGTCGACGGTGAGGCGAGCGCGCTGGCGGTCATGGACGCGCTGGCCAACGCCATCGGCGCCTGGTACGGGTTCGACCGCCTCAACCAGTTGCGCATGGGCCGTCTGACGGCGCCCAGCGGCACGCCAACCCTGATCCATTCGGACGCCATTCTGGCGCTGTCTATGCGGGCAGCGGGCGTGCCCAACTGGCGCGCCGTGGTGCGCTTCGCGCGCAACTACACAGTGCAGCCGCAGCCGGCGGGCTCCGTGTCCGCGGCGCGCCGAGCCTTCCTGGCGCTGGACCTGCGCCAGACGGCGAGCGAGCGCCCTGCGGTGCAGACGGCGTGGCCTTCCTCGGAGGAAATCGTCTTCGACGCCGCCCTGGTGGCGGAGGCCGATGCCGCCGCGGAGGCCACCCGGCGCGCGGATTTGTACAGCGTGCGGCGCGCGCTGGTGGATGTCGAGATCCGTCTCGATGAGCTGGGCGCGATCGACCTCGACAGCGTGGTGGAACTGGAAACCAGCCGATTCGGGCTAAGCGGCCGCCTGCTTCGCGTGATCGGCCTGGATGCCGGTGTCGACCGCAGCACGGCAAAACTAACTTTGTGGGGGTGA
- a CDS encoding gp36 major capsid, which translates to MSKLAQLRERRNAKAKEAQDLNNRFPAEQRMPAAEASQLDAILAEVEAIDGEIQRENRLAQVAGNAQAEHEAALNAAIRQGANESPEAGALRAVLTGGLSALSPEQRNAMFARVNPDIRAAMSTTTGSEGGYTVATEFSRNLVEAMKAAFAVRSVAQGIRTSTGAQMLFPTANATAEEGEIVGQNTDVTALDTTFGQASLDVYKYSSKSIALPFELIQDSMFDIEAYIQTLLTLRLGRIQNKHHTTGTGTGQPKGLVAAATAGKTGTTGQTTSIIYDDLVDLEHSVDPFYRPAGRWMMHDDTLKALRKIKDSQNRPIFVPGYETGNPGGAPDRLLGREIVINQNMATMAANAKSVLFGDFSKYLVRDVMDVTLFRMTDSAFTLKGQVGFVAFCRSGANLIDVGGSVKYYANSAT; encoded by the coding sequence ATGTCGAAACTCGCACAACTGCGCGAACGCCGCAATGCCAAGGCCAAGGAAGCGCAAGATCTGAACAACCGTTTCCCGGCCGAGCAGCGCATGCCGGCCGCCGAGGCGTCGCAACTGGACGCCATCCTGGCTGAAGTCGAGGCCATCGACGGCGAGATCCAGCGCGAGAACCGCCTGGCGCAAGTCGCTGGCAACGCTCAAGCCGAGCACGAAGCCGCGCTGAACGCCGCCATCCGTCAAGGCGCCAACGAATCGCCCGAAGCTGGCGCGCTGCGCGCCGTGCTGACCGGCGGCCTGTCGGCCCTGAGCCCGGAGCAGCGCAACGCCATGTTCGCGCGCGTGAACCCGGACATCCGCGCCGCCATGTCGACCACGACCGGCAGCGAAGGCGGCTATACCGTGGCCACCGAGTTCAGCCGCAACCTGGTCGAAGCCATGAAGGCCGCATTCGCGGTGCGCTCGGTGGCTCAAGGCATCCGCACCAGCACCGGCGCGCAGATGCTGTTCCCGACCGCCAACGCGACGGCCGAGGAAGGCGAAATCGTCGGTCAGAACACCGACGTGACCGCGCTGGACACCACGTTCGGCCAGGCATCGCTGGACGTGTACAAGTACTCGTCGAAGTCGATTGCCCTGCCGTTCGAGCTGATCCAGGACAGCATGTTCGACATCGAGGCGTACATCCAGACGCTGCTGACGCTGCGCCTGGGTCGCATCCAGAACAAGCACCACACCACCGGCACCGGCACCGGCCAGCCGAAGGGCCTGGTAGCCGCAGCGACCGCCGGCAAGACTGGCACCACCGGCCAGACCACCAGCATCATCTACGACGATCTGGTGGACCTGGAGCACTCGGTGGACCCGTTCTATCGCCCGGCCGGCCGCTGGATGATGCACGACGACACGCTCAAGGCGCTTCGCAAGATCAAGGACAGCCAGAACCGTCCGATCTTCGTGCCGGGCTACGAGACGGGCAACCCCGGCGGCGCTCCGGATCGCCTGCTGGGCCGCGAGATCGTCATCAACCAGAACATGGCCACGATGGCGGCCAACGCGAAGTCGGTGCTGTTCGGTGACTTCTCGAAGTACCTGGTGCGCGACGTGATGGACGTGACGCTGTTCCGCATGACCGATTCGGCGTTCACGCTGAAGGGACAGGTCGGCTTCGTCGCCTTCTGCCGTTCGGGTGCAAACCTGATCGACGTCGGCGGCAGCGTGAAGTACTACGCCAACTCGGCCACCTGA
- a CDS encoding peptidase, with product MGVPVRNRLNKLLADNRKATARRFDVLAKADSGEAEVFLYDAIVSSEEEAEWWGGVAPESFVKALRGIDASTIHLRINSPGGSVFAARAMEQALRDHKARIVVHIDGLAASAATFIAMAGDEIVMSKGALFMIHKAWTGTWGNATDLRAEADLLDKIDGTLADTYAERTGVEAAQVAEWMAAETWFTADEAVKHGFADRVAETEAKAGWNLSAYANAPAAKPAPEPEPAAAPAAQQDPTPYATDEHRARQAQRLRLVARI from the coding sequence ATGGGGGTGCCAGTGCGCAACCGACTGAATAAGCTGCTGGCGGACAACCGCAAGGCCACCGCGCGGCGCTTCGACGTGCTGGCGAAGGCAGACAGCGGCGAAGCCGAGGTTTTCCTCTACGACGCGATTGTGTCGAGCGAGGAAGAGGCCGAATGGTGGGGCGGCGTCGCGCCGGAATCGTTCGTGAAGGCGCTGCGCGGCATCGACGCCAGCACGATCCACCTGCGGATCAACTCGCCTGGCGGCAGCGTGTTCGCGGCCCGCGCGATGGAACAGGCGCTGCGCGACCACAAGGCCCGCATCGTCGTGCACATCGACGGCCTGGCTGCATCTGCCGCCACGTTCATCGCCATGGCTGGCGACGAAATCGTGATGAGCAAGGGCGCCCTGTTCATGATCCACAAGGCGTGGACGGGCACCTGGGGCAACGCGACGGACCTGCGCGCCGAAGCCGACCTGCTGGACAAGATCGACGGCACGCTGGCGGATACCTACGCCGAGCGAACCGGCGTCGAGGCCGCGCAGGTGGCCGAATGGATGGCGGCGGAGACTTGGTTCACGGCTGACGAGGCGGTGAAGCACGGATTCGCTGACCGCGTTGCCGAAACGGAGGCGAAGGCTGGCTGGAACCTCAGCGCCTACGCCAACGCGCCGGCCGCGAAGCCCGCGCCCGAACCGGAGCCGGCCGCAGCGCCCGCAGCACAGCAAGACCCTACCCCCTACGCCACAGACGAACACCGCGCCCGCCAGGCGCAGCGCCTGCGGCTCGTAGCCCGAATCTGA
- a CDS encoding terminase, translating into MAWQTACIDWERRLIDRLPIIPPPIFPEQAEQALAIFKELRVVDLPGKPTFGECSEQWVFDFVAAIFGGYDADTGKQLIREYGLLISKKNTKSTIAAGIMLTALILCWREEEEHLILAPTKEVADNSFKPAASMIRADDELSALFHIQDHIRTITHRVTRNTLKVVAADTDTVSGKKSGKILVDELWLFGKRSNAEAMFMEALGGQVSRDEGWVIYLTTQSDDSPAGVFKERLDYWRGVRDGRIEDRKTLGILYEFPQAMLDRKAYTDPANFYITNPNIGRSVSAEWLEDQLRKNKAKTDGTLQQFLAKHLNVEIGLALRSDRWAGANFWQQQARTGVTLESLIERSEVVTMGIDGGGLDDLLGLSAVGRDADTGEWLTWCHAWAHPSVLELRKEIAPRLHDFAQDGDLTLVENIGDDVEQLVAYVSQVEEYGLLYQIGADPAALGSILDALEEADIPRDKIVGISQGWRLGGTIKTTERKLAEGVIVHAGAPLMAWCVSNAKVEPRGNAILITKQAAGTAKIDPLMAMFNAVELMSRNPEAQDGPGIYSL; encoded by the coding sequence ATGGCATGGCAAACCGCTTGCATTGACTGGGAGCGCCGGCTGATTGATCGCTTGCCGATCATCCCGCCGCCGATCTTCCCGGAGCAGGCGGAGCAGGCGCTGGCCATCTTCAAAGAGCTGCGCGTCGTCGACCTGCCCGGCAAGCCGACGTTCGGCGAGTGCAGTGAGCAGTGGGTGTTCGACTTCGTGGCGGCCATCTTCGGCGGCTACGACGCAGACACCGGCAAGCAGCTGATCCGCGAATACGGCCTGCTGATCAGCAAGAAAAATACGAAGTCGACCATCGCCGCCGGCATCATGCTGACGGCGCTGATCCTGTGCTGGCGCGAGGAAGAGGAGCACCTCATCCTGGCGCCGACAAAGGAGGTGGCCGACAACAGCTTCAAGCCCGCAGCGAGCATGATTCGCGCGGACGATGAGCTGTCGGCCCTGTTCCATATCCAGGACCACATCCGCACGATTACCCACCGGGTGACCCGCAACACGCTGAAGGTGGTGGCGGCCGACACGGATACGGTGTCGGGTAAGAAGTCCGGCAAGATCCTAGTGGATGAGCTGTGGCTGTTCGGCAAACGGTCGAACGCCGAGGCCATGTTCATGGAAGCCTTGGGCGGCCAGGTGTCGCGCGACGAGGGCTGGGTGATCTACCTGACCACGCAGTCGGACGACTCGCCGGCCGGCGTGTTCAAGGAACGTCTGGACTACTGGCGCGGCGTGCGCGACGGACGGATCGAGGACCGCAAGACCCTCGGCATCCTGTACGAATTCCCGCAAGCCATGCTGGACAGAAAGGCGTACACCGATCCGGCGAATTTCTACATCACGAACCCGAACATCGGGCGATCGGTGAGCGCGGAATGGCTGGAGGACCAACTTCGGAAGAACAAGGCCAAGACGGACGGCACGCTGCAGCAGTTTCTGGCCAAGCACCTGAACGTCGAAATCGGCCTCGCCCTGCGGTCCGACCGCTGGGCCGGCGCCAATTTCTGGCAGCAGCAGGCGCGCACCGGCGTCACGCTGGAATCGCTGATCGAGCGTTCCGAAGTGGTGACGATGGGCATTGACGGCGGCGGCCTGGACGACTTGCTGGGTCTGTCGGCCGTTGGCCGCGACGCTGATACCGGCGAGTGGCTGACCTGGTGCCATGCCTGGGCGCACCCCAGCGTGCTGGAACTGCGTAAAGAGATCGCGCCGCGCCTGCATGACTTCGCACAGGACGGCGATCTGACGCTGGTGGAGAACATCGGCGACGACGTGGAGCAACTGGTGGCGTACGTGTCGCAGGTCGAGGAATACGGCCTGCTGTACCAAATCGGCGCTGACCCGGCCGCGCTGGGGTCCATCCTGGACGCGCTGGAGGAAGCAGACATCCCGCGGGACAAGATCGTAGGCATCTCGCAAGGCTGGCGCCTGGGCGGGACCATCAAGACGACCGAACGCAAGCTTGCCGAGGGCGTGATTGTGCACGCCGGCGCGCCACTGATGGCCTGGTGCGTCAGTAACGCCAAGGTCGAGCCGCGCGGAAACGCGATCCTGATCACCAAACAGGCCGCCGGCACGGCCAAGATCGACCCGCTGATGGCCATGTTCAACGCCGTCGAACTGATGAGTCGCAACCCTGAAGCGCAAGACGGACCTGGAATCTATAGCTTATGA
- a CDS encoding HNH endonuclease, which produces MISPLSTAPPVVSSQPAWVRASPASVGGALLFLSAMPRLTTLKPRLTAMKEGRVAITNGGGWRSSGMSSGERGYGHKWQKARAGFLREHPLCVYCQQEGRTTAADLVDHIIPHRGDQSLFWRRSNWQSLCSPCHSGRKAREERAAEMR; this is translated from the coding sequence TTGATCTCACCGCTTTCCACCGCTCCTCCCGTTGTCTCCTCCCAGCCCGCCTGGGTTCGCGCCTCGCCGGCATCAGTCGGCGGGGCGCTTCTCTTTTTGTCCGCCATGCCCCGATTGACGACCCTCAAGCCGCGACTGACTGCGATGAAGGAGGGCCGTGTGGCTATCACCAATGGTGGAGGTTGGCGCAGCAGTGGGATGAGCAGCGGCGAGCGGGGCTATGGGCACAAGTGGCAGAAGGCTCGCGCGGGTTTTCTTCGTGAGCACCCGCTATGCGTGTACTGCCAGCAGGAAGGCCGCACGACGGCGGCAGACCTGGTGGACCACATCATCCCGCACCGTGGCGATCAGTCGCTGTTCTGGCGCCGGTCGAACTGGCAAAGCCTTTGTTCCCCATGCCATAGCGGGCGCAAGGCGCGCGAGGAGCGGGCAGCAGAGATGAGGTAG
- a CDS encoding DNA-binding protein: MNETEILFTSADSALRFAFSYSMQQYSPTPMARAMRGGNVGTGKGLVGVDGAGQAGMVRSELKEFSDLHLAILIAQFAPAELPCDCTAPCCSGKRVNREWADAITYLAEHTAYLFAGSMSHYRLRRGLIERHFGAQRDAHGKKLTLERLAEQCEIHRQTASTHHQKLMAYFRGTKGVNGAVGVQAIALQRANDQLRDRGLVGIAEAA, translated from the coding sequence ATGAACGAGACCGAGATCCTTTTCACCAGCGCAGACAGCGCCTTACGCTTTGCATTCTCGTACTCGATGCAGCAATACAGCCCCACGCCAATGGCACGCGCCATGCGCGGAGGTAACGTTGGCACCGGAAAGGGGCTGGTAGGCGTGGATGGCGCGGGGCAGGCCGGCATGGTGCGCAGCGAATTGAAGGAGTTTAGCGACTTGCACCTGGCTATCCTGATCGCCCAGTTCGCTCCGGCCGAGCTGCCGTGCGACTGCACTGCGCCGTGCTGCTCGGGGAAACGGGTCAACCGGGAATGGGCAGATGCCATCACCTACCTGGCGGAGCACACCGCGTACCTGTTCGCCGGATCGATGTCGCACTACCGACTGCGGCGTGGCTTGATCGAGCGGCACTTCGGCGCCCAGCGGGATGCCCACGGAAAGAAGCTGACGCTGGAGCGGCTTGCCGAACAGTGTGAGATCCACAGACAGACGGCATCGACGCACCACCAGAAGCTGATGGCCTATTTCCGTGGCACCAAGGGCGTGAACGGCGCCGTCGGCGTTCAGGCAATTGCGTTGCAGCGCGCCAATGATCAGTTACGCGATCGCGGCTTAGTGGGCATCGCGGAGGCGGCGTAG
- a CDS encoding hypothetical protein (K13583: gcrA; GcrA cell cycle regulator) codes for MRWGKEEVARLRKLWESGKSFRMIGAELGRSIESVYRKGKALGLGSKPFEGETSPTWMLLTRVCQDRRGRTVHEMAKITGASRHTIDQMFLRKERAGEAHVARWEQRPGAPIPYWLPFPGKSKPKPRRLTNTERSRVQRARMREEDPLRYKAMIDRNTVNRALRNGTVRKQHAVVQALFGMGGRA; via the coding sequence ATGCGTTGGGGGAAGGAGGAGGTGGCGCGACTGCGCAAGCTGTGGGAGAGCGGCAAATCGTTCCGGATGATCGGTGCCGAGCTGGGGCGGTCGATCGAGTCGGTCTACCGGAAGGGTAAGGCGCTGGGTTTGGGCTCGAAGCCGTTCGAAGGCGAGACGTCCCCGACATGGATGCTGCTCACCCGGGTTTGCCAAGACCGCCGCGGGCGGACGGTGCACGAGATGGCCAAGATCACGGGTGCGAGCCGCCACACGATCGACCAGATGTTCCTCCGTAAGGAGCGGGCCGGCGAGGCTCACGTGGCGCGGTGGGAGCAGCGGCCCGGGGCCCCGATCCCGTATTGGCTGCCGTTTCCAGGCAAGAGCAAGCCGAAGCCGCGCAGGCTGACCAACACCGAGCGCAGCCGCGTCCAGCGTGCCCGGATGCGGGAGGAAGACCCGCTGCGCTACAAGGCGATGATCGACCGGAACACCGTCAACCGCGCTCTCCGGAACGGCACTGTCCGGAAACAGCATGCCGTGGTTCAGGCGCTGTTCGGTATGGGTGGTCGGGCATGA
- a CDS encoding hypothetical protein (K07393: ECM4; putative glutathione S-transferase) has protein sequence MHTAVAHTSIRNYDRMRKSGELGRVQQEIMDAIGAYPRDYSLQELAQATGLAINTVSGRVNELRKAGKLEQGAARACRITGRTIRPVRRPNPQRDLF, from the coding sequence ATGCACACCGCTGTCGCTCACACCAGCATTCGCAACTACGACCGGATGCGCAAATCCGGCGAACTGGGCCGCGTCCAGCAGGAAATCATGGACGCCATCGGCGCCTACCCGCGCGACTACTCGCTGCAGGAGCTGGCGCAGGCAACTGGCCTGGCGATCAACACCGTCAGCGGCCGCGTCAACGAGCTGCGCAAGGCCGGGAAGCTCGAGCAGGGCGCCGCGCGGGCGTGCCGGATCACCGGCCGCACCATCCGCCCGGTTCGCCGGCCGAATCCGCAAAGGGATCTGTTCTGA
- a CDS encoding hypothetical protein (K05027: CLCA1; calcium-activated chloride channel regulator 1), which produces MKLSERILEAFDAKAAAERAQISDQASDIDALGEILATAHYAGIEFELEQITAGGDRIQVFSRAPEAALAWMLSTGFSLQRTSRSYYTHNYLVHPDIGCPVVILTAGEGAERP; this is translated from the coding sequence ATGAAGCTCTCCGAACGTATTCTCGAAGCCTTCGACGCCAAGGCCGCGGCCGAGCGCGCACAGATCAGCGACCAAGCGTCAGACATTGATGCGCTGGGAGAGATATTGGCCACCGCGCACTATGCCGGCATCGAGTTCGAGCTAGAGCAGATCACAGCGGGTGGGGACAGGATTCAAGTCTTCAGCAGAGCGCCAGAAGCGGCTCTCGCATGGATGCTTAGCACCGGCTTCAGTCTTCAGCGCACCAGCCGCAGCTACTACACGCACAACTACCTGGTGCATCCGGACATCGGTTGCCCGGTTGTGATCTTGACGGCCGGCGAAGGTGCGGAGCGCCCATGA
- a CDS encoding hypothetical protein (K16449: RGS; regulator of G-protein signaling), translated as MSAFCVFGMTFDAALKRAEKKVRDENLSMEKWKEKVHKLAEQILVEAKPTQVSPPFDAPQFAKEWIEVARMTSRIHAPKVMVRKPKKDKRGNPVISKTTGLPALGWEPY; from the coding sequence ATGTCCGCATTCTGCGTGTTTGGCATGACCTTTGATGCAGCCCTCAAGCGCGCCGAGAAAAAGGTACGCGACGAAAACCTGTCGATGGAGAAATGGAAGGAGAAGGTGCACAAGCTGGCCGAGCAGATTCTCGTCGAGGCTAAGCCGACTCAGGTCAGCCCCCCCTTCGACGCGCCCCAGTTCGCCAAGGAATGGATCGAGGTCGCGCGGATGACGTCTCGCATCCATGCCCCGAAGGTCATGGTCCGCAAACCCAAGAAGGACAAGCGCGGCAATCCGGTGATCAGCAAGACCACTGGCTTACCCGCGCTTGGCTGGGAGCCCTACTGA